The following coding sequences lie in one Peribacillus frigoritolerans genomic window:
- the vrrA gene encoding VrrA/YqfQ family protein: MFPNRNRQPGPGFQPPNGRRMQQHPAPFRQSPQIPPYQQMQRPMAQNRRQVPQGPQGFRGPFNQPQRQEMPPAKKEGLLAKILGKSKQKAASPNLFAPAGSSNQSSSRSSGGGILETLKNPDSLNNMLSNTQKVLQAAEQFTPMVEQYGPVIKNLPSMWKVFRSISSAGDNEDQEASVESETNVEVQKNIEVKTDSKKKEKAKEANPIAQVRTETKRERSSGPKLYI; this comes from the coding sequence ATGTTCCCAAATAGAAATCGTCAACCCGGACCCGGTTTTCAGCCACCCAACGGCCGAAGGATGCAGCAGCACCCTGCTCCATTCAGACAGTCACCGCAAATCCCCCCTTATCAGCAGATGCAGCGGCCGATGGCACAAAACAGACGGCAGGTGCCTCAGGGCCCTCAAGGTTTCCGCGGCCCTTTCAACCAACCGCAGCGGCAGGAGATGCCGCCAGCAAAGAAAGAAGGGTTATTGGCAAAAATACTAGGTAAGTCGAAACAAAAAGCAGCATCGCCAAATTTGTTTGCGCCAGCCGGGTCCTCAAACCAAAGTTCTTCAAGAAGCAGCGGAGGCGGTATCTTAGAAACATTAAAAAACCCCGATTCCCTTAATAACATGCTTTCCAACACGCAAAAAGTATTGCAAGCAGCGGAACAATTCACACCCATGGTGGAACAATACGGACCAGTGATTAAAAACCTGCCTTCCATGTGGAAAGTTTTCCGGAGCATTTCATCAGCCGGTGATAACGAGGATCAGGAAGCTTCCGTTGAAAGCGAGACAAATGTTGAGGTACAAAAAAACATTGAGGTAAAAACGGATTCGAAGAAAAAAGAAAAAGCTAAAGAAGCTAACCCCATCGCCCAAGTCCGTACCGAAACCAAAAGGGAAAGGTCATCCGGTCCGAAGCTTTATATTTAA
- a CDS encoding 4-hydroxy-3-methylbut-2-enyl diphosphate reductase: MKVIKISPRGYCYGVVDAMVIARNAALDKTLPRPIYILGMIVHNKHVTDAFEEEGIITLDGSNRNDIIEQVDSGTVIFTAHGVSPEIRKIAEKKGLVTLDATCPDVTATHDLIREKQAEGYQIIYIGKKGHPEPEGAVGVAPDVVHLVQKDEDVEALTLNSDKIIVTNQTTMSQWDVLDIMDKVKEKFPHAEVHKEICLATQVRQEAVAEQAGEADVLIVVGDPKSNNSNRLAQVSQEIAGTRAYRIADISELNLEWLKDAETVAVTSGASTPTPITKEVIAFLEQYEANDESTWNTEKKTPLHKILPKIKVKK; the protein is encoded by the coding sequence ATGAAAGTGATTAAAATTTCACCGCGCGGCTATTGTTATGGCGTTGTCGATGCCATGGTCATCGCCCGTAATGCGGCTTTAGATAAAACATTGCCACGTCCCATTTACATTTTAGGAATGATTGTGCATAACAAACATGTGACGGATGCGTTTGAAGAAGAAGGCATCATCACGTTGGACGGCAGCAACCGCAACGATATCATCGAACAGGTGGACAGCGGAACCGTCATCTTTACTGCTCACGGCGTTTCACCTGAGATCAGGAAGATCGCCGAGAAAAAAGGTCTTGTCACGCTCGATGCTACATGTCCCGATGTTACCGCAACACATGACTTAATTCGGGAAAAACAAGCGGAAGGCTATCAAATCATTTATATTGGCAAAAAAGGCCATCCGGAACCAGAGGGTGCTGTCGGAGTTGCTCCTGATGTCGTTCACCTGGTTCAAAAGGATGAAGATGTGGAAGCCTTGACTTTGAATAGCGATAAGATCATTGTCACCAATCAAACAACGATGAGCCAATGGGATGTATTGGATATCATGGATAAGGTCAAGGAAAAGTTTCCACATGCCGAAGTCCATAAGGAAATTTGTTTAGCGACACAGGTTCGCCAAGAAGCAGTTGCCGAGCAAGCTGGCGAAGCTGATGTTTTAATCGTTGTTGGAGACCCCAAGAGTAATAATTCAAACCGCCTTGCACAAGTTTCCCAAGAGATTGCCGGCACGAGAGCTTATCGGATCGCTGACATTTCCGAGCTGAACCTTGAATGGCTAAAAGATGCAGAAACGGTTGCCGTCACTTCAGGGGCTTCAACACCAACTCCGATCACGAAGGAAGTTATCGCATTT